The following nucleotide sequence is from Anopheles stephensi strain Indian chromosome 3, UCI_ANSTEP_V1.0, whole genome shotgun sequence.
TGTACAATCGAAACAGTTCGATACGAATGAGATTTACCCCGGGGAATGCatttttgttggtggtggcggtgatgTTTCGTATTCAATGTAGACACGTGGAGTTGTTCGCCGACGAGTTGGTAAATCATGACGTTGGTTGGTGatgggtttggttttgttttgttttttacaaaaatgagatttaaaagaagaataaagaaaaacatataTGAAACAGTGGCGACACACATCCGTGGATGTTGCTCGATCGCTGAACGTGAACGACGGTGAGGTGAGCCATATACGTTGTCTAGTTTGAACTGTACTCGATCGACGAGACGATGCCCATTCATGATGTTCTGTGAAGGTAAATGATTCCGAAACAGATAACATCCCGCATCCCGGCAAACTTACCACGTATGCTCCGCGTTGAATCCGATCTaaaaatgcacaaaaaaaaggacgttAAACAATAGTTGGGCACTGTTCACTGTAACAATAATGCCTACCCTGCCATTGCTACCAACACACACGGTAAAGCTCTTGTCGAACCAGCGATCGTGGCCATTGCCGTGCAGCAGGTAGCGCCCAAACTGGTCCAACTTTTCCGGATGAGCCAAATCGAACTCGAACGGTTTTTCGTCGAGCGACAGCACGAACGCAGCACTTTCCACGGTATGCAGCGACGTGCGGTTCACTCCCTTGGCGAACACCGTTTGGCGCACCTGCGCCCACTTGGTCCGATCGCCGGCAGTCAGCGAAGCCAGCAGCTCTTCGCCCGGCTGCGGCTTTTCCGCGCCCTGTTGCAAAATGTGGTCGATCTGAATTTGCAGCTCACACGGGCGCAAAATTCGTCCGTTGTGGTAGATGATAACTTTGTAGTAGCAACCGCGGTACAGCACGACAATGTGGTTTGAGTCTTGATAGTGAATGATCTTATCAGACTCCACACCGGGGGCACGCACGGTGTTGAAGATACGCTCATACTGCCACGAACACAGCGGCACCAAACCTTGCACTAGAATCTGCAGAAAGCAATTAAAAACCCCATTGCAGTGTCATTGTGAGTTGAGCTGTGTTTTGTAAAAGATTCGCACTCTTACCGGTTCGAGCTCCTGCCGCTCGACGGTACGGCGGAACTGTAGCAACAGGTTGACGACGCTGGCGGCCCGCGCGCTCTGCACCTTGGTCGGATGCATGAAGATCGCATCGATGCCGTAAAAGTTGCTGTTAACCATGAGCGCTCCACGGCCGCGCAGATACACGTACTCCTCCCACCAATCGGACACGTAGTTGGTGGACCACCAGCTCTTGAGGAACAGGTAGCGCTGCAGTTTGGTCGAGATGCCCAGCTGGAACTCCTTCGCCAGCCGTTCCATACGGTTGTAGTTGCTGTCGTCCAGCAGTGGGCGGACGGAGCGAAGGTAGCGGCTCATCGTATCCTGCACGCTTGGCAACGGTAGCCTCGGGAGCGATCCTTGGAAGCTGTACAGTCCCGGCTTGTTCCAGGTGGCCAATATTTTCACGAACAGTCCCCATAGTCTTGTCTGGCGAGGCGAATCAAGCAAATGAGTGAAAACTGAACGCGCTGATTGATTAGTTTGCCATTACCTGCAAGGACACTCTGCTGCCCGGTGCCCGTTTTTCATACATCCAGCCTTTGTACATAAGCAGCAGTTTCAGCGAGTAACGCATTGTGTAGCAAATTGAGAGCCAAACGACCAGTCCGGCTAATGAACAGGCCGTCAACTGCCATTGCAGTGTGTcgctggaaatggaaatgaaacgatGTTGTTCATCCagcgttgatgatgatgatgatagtgcATCGAGCTTTCGCCGAGCGCAAGATACGTACCCCGGTAAAACGGATAGCCATTTGTTGACCAGATCGAACGGAACGTGTCGTTTTGTAAAATGTAATCCCACCGCTATCGCTATCACCAGCCACAGGCTTTGTAGATGGGCCGGATACACGCCGTTGCGTACTCCAGTCTGTAAGGTAATGAGTAATAATGATACACGTCAAAGGGGAATGGGTTCGTGGTAACAAGAGCAAAACATTCCACTCACCCGGAATCGAGCCAATCGTTTCTTCCACGATCGGACACCAGACTGCCAGACGAGATCCAGGACCTCACGATCGTAATTGATGTCCCATCCCTCGTGGGTGATTGAGAACGAGAATGCAACAGCTGAATGTGCTTCAGCCATCGCACCGGCTACACGTTACCGGTACAAATGCAACCCAGACACCAGATCTCACGCACGTTCGAGCAACCCTGCCCGTCTATCCGTCTCAACCGTTGCTGCGGTCGGGATACGGTGCGTGATGCTCGCGATTGCTCCTGTGCTGTTCAATCACAACCGTGCACAACCCGTTGTTACAAGCGCAACGATTGCGGTGATGTTATAGATGATCAAAATATTCGAATCTCACTGCAAAAGAGCAAAAGGGGAAGAGGTAAAAAGCGTCCATTCAGTCAAACGAAAAGATTTGAACATTCTCATATCAAAATAGGTCACACGCGGGCGCACGATTAGGGAAGGGGGGGcgactcactcactcactgggCAGCTTTGCCGCTGCCTAGAGTGCGTACACCGTGACCGTACCGTACTGTTTATGTTGATAGTGTTTAGCTCGAGAGCTGACAACGTTATCAGTGAGTGAGTGGGCTAGGCGAGCATGTCGGCGGTCGCGGTGCTGACAATCGTCAGGTTCCAGATAAATGGCCTGAAGGGAAAACTTATAGTCACGCTGCCGTTGCTCATACGCCAGCCCTCTCCACGCATTCGATCTCGAGTTTGCGACGAAATTGAAGGTTAATAACTTTACATCCTCAGTGTGGAAACTGGTCCGACGGGGAAGTATAATTGCTTCGGGATTGTTTTTGCACTGCTTATCTCGTGTACTTACTGAAACTCTCAGAGTGGATGAGACGCGGAgttaattatttcatttgtATATCTAACTATAAccatggggcggtccggtagcagaggcgataacggcgccggtcttcacacggcaggaccggccgtggttcaaatcccatccagactgcctccccgtacgcaagacTGACTACTACTTCGCTACGAGtataatcaagtcacagaaagccagcaatggtagaccgagacctctcgaggttgtatagtgccaaggaagaagaagatatctAACCAgagatttatattttaaacttCAATGATTGTTTTCGAGCAATCAACCAGCACCAGAACAATCGGAAACGTTTTGTGATGTGATAAGATCCTTCGATAGCGGTTTGCCCATCCTTTCATACAGGAAGGCAGTCGTTCCTTCGCTTGATGACGCGCCCATCACCGGAAACAATCGTTGGCGGCATCTCATCCTGAGTGTTTGTCACTGGAACTGATTCGTCTCGAACATGGACGGTGTGTTTTGTATAAAGTCCATCTTGTCTGTGATATCTACCAGACAACAAAGCGTTGGATCCCTCGTAAGTTTTTGCTGCATTAGAAGCATTCTTCAACACTATGAGGTGGCAGGATCAATCGGTCTTGAGGAAGTGCCTCATTTTCGCCATTTAGTTTGTTCAATTGCACTTCATCGATCAGTTTTGGATCCATTCCAGTTCCATATAAGTTATATTATAGAAAAGACAATGGATCTATGAGTGGGCGCAGCTAGGACACACAAGGCCATCTCGCGGGAAAACTCTTTACATattttagcaaaaaaacattttcaattacTTTGATGACATATTCCACGagttttctcccttttttataGCACAAAGGCTCACTTTACAAAACTTTACTCATGTTTTCAAATAACACTGGCTGACCTTTCCACATTAATCAGCCTCTCGCTGGTGCCGTTTGCGTCACGCAAGTGATAAGGGAGCTCACACTCAAAAAGATTGTCACAAGGCGTTATACCCCGCGCATCAACAACGGCGATAGTAGTGCAGATTTCACGtgatttaaaagaaaactaaGTTTCAAGTGGAACCGTGAGCAGCACGTTTGTTATCGTTGCGGTGTCAGTCAGCAGGGCACATCGCATCGCACTGTTTTGATAAGGAAGCAAACCAAACGCAACAGCGTTGATAATTACTTCACTCTCGCTCCGAGCATCTACCTCTAATATTCACACATGTGACTTTTACCTTTACAAACATTAAACAGTTCCACCCGAATGGTACGAATGCGCGAACGAACAACTTGTTGGCCGCGAGTGGTCTCTCGTTCGTGCGATGGCGactttcgattcgattgcaAAATCATCACTTCCAGTGACCTTGAGAGCTTAAAGGCTACCTACCCCTCCCAAAATGCCTTCCACTGGCCATCATTatgagcgagcgaacgaacgcacGATCGCACCATCCATCCAATGCCATGGTGCGGCGGAGGTTACGAAATCTCGATACGATTTGAAGAAACCAGCCCCAGAAATAACGGCGTGTTTGGTTTGCGTTTGACATTGAAAAGCCCATAGCATGCCATGCCGATGTatcttggctggctggctgctcaAATTAACACCACAGCTAGCTACGTATTTTGGTTCCTGCGCTGGCTACTCCGTCAAGATTTAAAATGTGGAGAAAACCTGCACGTGCAACATGAAAACACAACGGCTCCATGAACGGTGTTGTCGGTGTGGTGTGTACAGAAGAGAATACCTTGCACGCCAGACTAGTTGGTGGAGGGGGTTTACTGTAAACTTTCCACTTTCCATTCGTCTCTGGCTGCGGTGTAGGACTGGCGGACACGGAAGAGGTCGCGCCGTAGCAAATGCGAAAGGTGAGAATCATTTATTTCCAGTTCGTTATTAGAGCACACCTATTGGCGATGGGTTCCGAACTGCTGCTGTCACATGCCCTGGCGGATGGACACAAGCGACCCGAGCACTAGAATCTAATGAGAAAGTAATAGATTCAGACTCAGAGAACCCGTACCGAGCGCGCATTCCCGCTacattaaaacagcatttgcACGGACGACCATTGCATTGTCCGGAGTTGTACAGCGCGTGGCGACGCGGGGACGCGTAGCCCTTAAAGGTCGTCCAGTTTGACTTCAGGTAGACGACATCAGGTAAACTCCACCACCTTTCACTAAAGCGACAGCAATTCCCTTACAGCGTGTGTCCAATTTCGACACGAGAGGTGCCGAAGATCAGTTTGGTGCTTTATTTCCCGCTTGGAGCCTCGTCACAGCTGTGGTGGTGTGCCATTACCATATTTCGAAACTGAAGTTGACTAAATCGGAGATCGAACACGAAAAAGGGTTACCGATCAATCCCGATCGATtggtacaaacacacagccacaccgAGACGAGACCGTTTGTTCCCAGCTGGTCGTATGTACGATCGTTTCcccaccatccatccatccatctcgaCACATCAGTCACAGCCACTTGATCACACAGCACTCGCAGCCCTTAACCCTGCCTTGGAAAGCTGCATCAGCCACAGCAGCCTTCTCGCGCACGGTACATGACGGAACAAGACACTTTTTGAATTGAAAATGAAGGGGTTCACACACTACCGTTATCAGCAGAGCCTTGAATGAGCGATCGGCGAAAACACGGCTCTCGGGCCTGCCACAAGTTCACTGGCTGGAAGCTGCTGGCTGATGCGTGTGATAATGACACGGACGACGCAAGTCAACACTACCGCGCGCATTGGCTAGTGACCGTCGACTAACGTGGGGTGCGCTGCTGCGGGCGCTGTTGTCATGAAACCGAGTTTTACCATGAAACCGAAGGCGGCGAAGGTGGAGGGAAATCCGCGTCCAGCACGCGCGTTCTACGTCACACGCGCGTTTTGTGTGTTGGCTGGTCGGGCATCGGGCTGGTTTCCTCGCTCGCTTTTCGTCAAGACGATTGTGTGAAGACGACGACGCTCGGAAGCACTGTTGGATGCTCTCTACCTCCTTCGCTCGGGTGGAACTGAATGGGCTCAAGAAGTAGCAGCAAAAGCAAGAATGATATGGCTAGGTGTAGCTGTGAGGCGCAATGGATGGTACTTTGGCTGCGTAAATCATGCCCCGTTGTTGAGTGTTGTAGCTTAGCTTAATATTGGCAAGCCTTTCGACCTTTGCCCATTAGTCAGCGCATTTGAAGTGGAAGAGGACACACCGAGAAGCTTGGCGTCCGAAATCGCCGTGTCGCGTCTATCGATCCCTGTTAATCCTCGGTTAACGTAAGCTAAGCCTGATGGACACCCGATGAAACATACCTCTATTGAATGGTCGATTGATGTTTGCCAAGATAATTCGAAACAACACCACCCTGCGCAGACAGCAGCTTAGGGTTCAATGTTCCATTTAGCACCCCGAAAAACTTCACCTTCGGACAGAACGTCACCCGAAATCTGTCACCCCCGGCGTGCTTGCTTCTTGCGGTATTTTCGTGGTTCGAGCATCAAACAAACCAACGCAGCGCGCGCGAGCCCAGCATACACACTCAACCTTCTGCCTCCCTCAACCGCACAACGGATTCGCGCGTCGGTGACGTAAATGCGAAGTGGGGGGGCAGTACAAAGTCCAACCCTTGGCAATCGCGTTGCGCCGTAAGCCGTGCGCGATAGTGAAGCAGCTCCGACGAGTTCCGGCCAAAACAGAACGCGACAAGTGTGTGCATCATGCGCGACGCGAGGCTGGCGAGAGCCGGTGGATTATGGTGATTATACCCAGCAGCGCCGTCGGTATTCTTCCCACACAGAATGGGACTCGGCCGGCCACGGTTTAATAAGACAACAcacagtgagtgtgtgcgtgtgtggtttgtttagaatgttgaaaaatagcataaGCAAATGTCCTGGCGCGATTTGACACAAAAATCACGCCAAACGCGATAAACTAGAGTGACGGCGATTATTCACATTTGTACGTCAACTCCCTTTATGTGAGTGCCGAATTTTGGCAATCAACACACTCCACTCCTCTGGTCTCGGCCTCGTGATACTGCAAAGTAATCTCTGCGTAAACCTGCTGCCGTTGCATGCATTGAACTAGACCGAACTGGTTTACCAAATCCAGCACCCTGGAACGAGGAAGTGATAAGTGgcagtggttttttttttatggaaaaatAGCTTACTTATCTATCGGCGGAAAGGCGTATCAGCAGCATACAGACGCATAACGACAGCGCGCGGGCAAAATGCCGTGCGGCGACGGTAAAGAAGCATTAAATTGTTCATGATACAAATATCGGTTCTTTCTTCAACACTATGAGCTGGCATGATCAATCGGTCTTGAGGAAGTCCCTCATTTTTGCCATTTGGATTGTTCTGAAAACAAGGTTCAATTGCGCTTCGTCGATCATTTTAGGATCCATTCCAGTTCCACATAAAATATATAATAGAAAAGGCAATGGATCTATGAGTGGGCCCCGCTAGGACACACAAGGCCAATTGCGTGAAAACTCCTTACATATTTTagcaaaaatgtttaaaatgtttttgattACATATTCCACGcgttttctcccttttttataGCACAAAGACTCGCTTTACAAAACTTTACTCATGTTTTCAAATAACACTGGCTGACCTTTCCACATTAATCAGCCTCTCGCTGGTGCCGTTTGCGTCACGCAAGTGATCAAACTCAAAAAGATTGTCACAAGGCGTTATACCCCGCGCATCAACAACGGCGATAGTAGTGCAGATTTCACGtgatttaaaagaaaactaaGTTTCAAGTGGAACCGTGAGCAGCACGTTTGTTATCGTTGCGGTGTCAGTCAGCAGGGCACATCGCATCGCACTGTTTTGATAAGGAAGCAAACCAAACGCAACAGCGTTGATAATTACTACACTCTCGCTCCGAGCATCTACCTCTTATATTCACACATGTGACTTTTACCTTTACATACATTAAACAGTTCCACCCGAATGGTAGGAACGCGCGAACGAATATCTTGTTGGCCGCGAGTGGTCTCTCGTTCGTGCGATGGCGactttcgattcgattgcaAAATCATCACTTCCAGTGACCTTGAGCTTAAAGGCTACCCTACCCCTCCCAAAATGCCTTCCACTGGCCATCATTATGAGCGGGCGAACGAACGCACGATCGCACCATTCACCCAATGCCATGGTGCGGCGGAGGTTACGAAATCTCGATACGATTTGAAGAAACCAGCCCCAGAAATAACGGCGTGTTTGGTTTGCGTTTGACATTGAAAAGCCCATAGCATGCCAAGCCGATGTatcttggctggctggctgctcaAATTAACACCACAGCTAGCTACGTATTTTGGTTCCTGCGCTGGCTACTCCGTCAAGATTTAAAATGTGGAGAAAACCTGCACGTGCAACATGAAAACACAACGGCTCCACGAACGGTGTTGTCGGTGTGGTGTGCACAGAAGAGAATACCTTGCACGCCAGGCTAGGTCGTGGAGGGGGTTTACTGTAAACTTTCCACTTTCCATTCGTCTCTGGCTGCGGATTAGGACTGGCGGACACGGAAGAGGTCGCGCCGTAGCAAATGCGAAAGGTGAGAATCATTTATTTCCAGTTCGTTATTAGAGCACACCTATGTCGATGGGTTCCGAACTGCTGCTGTCACATGCCCTGGCGGATGGACACAAACGACCCGAGCACTAGAATCTAATGAGAAAGTAATAGATTCAGACTCAGAAAACCCGTACCGAGCGCGCATTCCCGCTacattaaaacagcatttgcACGGACGATCATTGCATTGTCCGGAGTTGTGCAGCGCGTGGCGACGCGGGGACGCGTAGCCCTTAAAGGTCGTCCAGTTTGACTTCAGGTAGACGACATCAGGTAAACTCCACCACCTTTCACTAAAGCGACAGCAATTCCCTTACAGCGTGTGTCCAATTTCGACACGAGAGGTGCCGAAGATCAGTTTGGTGCTTTATTTCCCGCTTGGAGCATCGTCACAGCTGTGGTGGTAAGCCGCTACCATATTTCGAAACTGAAGTTGCCTAAATCGGAGATCGAACACGAAAAAGGGTTACCGATCAATCCCGATCGATtggtacaaacacacagacacaccgcCACGAGACCGTTTGTTCCCAGCTGGTCGTGTGTACGATCGTTTCcccaccatccatccatccatctcgaCACATCAGTCACAGCCACTTGATCACACAGCACTCGCAGCCCTTAACCCTGCCTTGGAAAGCTACATCAGCCACAGCAGCCTTCTCGCGCACGGTACATGACGGAACAAGACACTTTTTGTATTGAAAATGAAGGGGTTCACACACTACCGTTATCAGCAGAGCCTTGAATGAGCGATCGGCGAAAACACGGCTCTCGGGCCTGCCACAAGTTCACTGGCTGGAAGCTGCTGGCTGGTGCGTGTGATAATGACACGGACGACGCAAGTCAACACTACCGCGCGCATTGGCTAGTGACCGTCGACTAACGTGGGGTGCGCTGCTGCGGGCGCTGTTGTCATGAAACCGAGTTTTACCATGAAACCGAAGGCGGCGAAGGTGGAGGGAAATCCGCGTCCAGCACGCGCGTTCTACGTCACACGCGCCTTTTGTGTGTTGGCTGGTCGGGCATCGGGCTGGTTTCCTCGCTCGCTTTTCGTCAAGACGATTGTGTGAAGACGACGACGCTCGGAAGCCCTGTTGGATGCTCTCTACCTCCTTCTCCTCCGCTCGGGTGGAACTGAATGGGCTCAAGAAGTAGCAGCAAAAGCAAGAATGATATGGCTAGGTGTAGCTGTGAGGCGCAATGGATGGTACTTTGGCTGCGTAAATCATGCCCCGTTGTTGAGTGTTGTAGCTTAGCTTAATATTGGCAAGCCTTTCGACCTTTGCCCATTAGTCAGCGCATTTGAAGTGGAAGAGGACACACCGAGAAGCTTGGCGTCCGAAATCGCCGTGTCGCGTCTATCGATCCCTGTTAATCCTCGGTTAACGTAAGCTAAGCCTGATGGACACCCGATGAAACATACCTCTATTGAATGGTCGATTGATGTTTGCAAAGATAATTCGAAACAACACCACCCTGCGCAGACAGCAGCTTAGGGTTCAATGTTCCATTTAGCACCCCGAAAAACTTCACCTTCGGACAGAACGTCACCCGAAATCTGTCACCCCCGGCGTGCTTGCTTCTTGCGGTATTTTCGTGGTTCGAGCATCAAACAAACCAACGCAGCGCGCGCGAGCCCAGCATACACACTCAACCTTCTGCCTCCCTCAACCGCACAACGGATTCGCGCGTCGGTGACGTAAATGCGAAGTGGGGGGGCAGTACAAAGTCCAACCCTTGGCAATCGCGTTGCGCCGTAAGCCGTGCGCGATAGTGAAGCAGCTCCGACGAGTTCCGGCCAAAACAGAACGCGACAAGTGTGTGCATCATGCGCGACGCGAGGCTGGCGAGAGCCGGTGGATTATGGTGATTATACCCAGCAGCGCCGTCGGTATTCTTCCCACACAGAATGGGACTCGGCCGGCCACGGTTTAATAAGACAACAcacagtgagtgtgtgtgtgtgtggtttgtttagaatgttgaaaaatagcataaGCAGATGTCCTGGCGCGATTTGACACAAAAATCACGCCAAACGCGATAAACTAGAGTGACGGCGATTATTCACATTTGTACGTCAACTCCCTTTATGTGAGTGCCGAATTTTGGCAATCAACACACTCCACTCCTCTGGTCTCGGCCTCGTGATACTGCAAAGTAATCTCTGCGttaacctgctgctgctgctgcatgcaTTGAACTGGACCGAACTGGTTTACCAAATCCATCACCCTGGAACGAGGAAGTGATAAGTGGCAGTGGTTTTTTTGGATGGAAAAATAGCTTACTTATCTATCGGCGGAAAGGCGTATCAGCAGCATACAGACGCGTAACGACAGCGCGCGGGCAAAATACCACGAGGCGTCGGTAAAGAAGCATTAAGTTGTTCATGATACAAAAATCGGttcaaaaacaaatcttaaaaaggaaaacaatcagCATTCTTCCGCTGTGCCCATCACCCTTGAGGTGTATTCCTTGCGTCCTTTACGTAACCCACCAACTTAAGACGCATTGCCATTTCGAAGGATTTTCCCCGGCAAACCGGTTGAACAGAAGTGCGCTAGACAAAGAACAAAGCTTTCGTTGCGCATGGTTATAGGAGTGTGCAGGAGAATCACAAATCGACTGCGAGGCTATAAAAGTTTGATAGAGGCAGATGAGCTTtcagaacaacaaaaagaggGGCTTCAATGATCATTAAACTGAATGCAATATGAAATGAGTTTTACTCTGCCACTACAAAGCCTCGACAGATCTTGTTGGATACCTGCCAGTTCCGGCTTCCTTGAGATGATTTTACGCGCAACTAAACACAGCCAGTCCTGTCATGGGATTCGATATAAGGCATGCGGTAATGCGTCGTACATTCGACCTTGCATAATATTTATcggtcacacgcacacagtacTTGGCTCGGCGTCTTTTATCTAAACACCATCGTGCGAAACACAATAACTCGCAAATAATCCTTCGCCGGCTACTGGCACGGAGGGAGTACGGTAAGCCTTCCCACCAGCAGCGGTGGTACACAGAGATAAGCCAGGAGCAGGGACGGACGACGGTGGGTTACTCCGACAAAGTATCTTTAAAAAtttaaccaaaccaaaacggTTAAGCTAGGCCCCGTCCTGCGCTTCATTTGCCGCTGCAAATCCCACGATAAATCTGTGCCACGTGAAAATCGGCCTGTGGGTCCGTGTGATCGTTGATGGTCAACGTTAGCTGATACGCTTCGAGGAAGCTACCGAAGTTGACCTCCGTTCTAAGCTTAATGGGTGATAAGCTCAAGTCTAGTTATAAGTTGGACATGATATAAGCAAACTCGGTGATATCATGCCGGCTTTCGTGAAGATGTGTGCGGATGGACAGCATACACAACACGATCATCCGCTGGGGTCTTGTTGTGGCCGATCCGTCCTAACAAGCAGCGAAACGAACGCACGACCTTTGGAATCGGATTGTGTGCGGGACTGCCGCACGGTATTCCGTTCCCGGGTAGATTGAGCGAAGTAAATTACAACAATCAACAGCGCTTCGAGCGGGCGGGCAGTAGTGTCTATGCATTTTTGCAATATCCACGAGGGTGAGATCGAGGGCGGGGATTGCGCACGACGGCCACAGTTTCATCGATGGAGGCACAACTAGCAACAGTCGTAAAACCAGTTTCCGACTTCATCTCTATCGTCCACATAGAAAAAAAGCCCGCTTCTCACCGTTGCATAGGAGGTGGTTGCTGCCGCCTCGTGTCACAGGTTGTTGCAGTTTTTGCTGCACTGTGCACTTACACGGCCAGCGGTTGTTAGGTGTGTTTGGGGGTCTGACTAAATTCTTCCACCCCAAAAGCATTCGCTATGCACCAGATTCACCGATTCTTGAAGGTCGAAGAAGATGGTACGTGGCCATTACCGTCAGCTGCGATCTGCTACGATGACGGATGTGGTCGTTTGGCTGTGTGCGTGCCAGTGGTTAGTTCATTCCTCACCATGAGTTCATTAATGCGTGCCGTCGGCTGGAGAGGACTTTGACCGACCAGAAACGCGGCTTGTTGTCGCAGGTTTTGGTGGTTTCGTTGCGTAactgttgtttctttttctccagTTCTCTTCTTTTCTAATAAggtgcggtggtggtggcggtggtgt
It contains:
- the LOC118511089 gene encoding carnitine O-palmitoyltransferase 1, liver isoform isoform X1 codes for the protein MAEAHSAVAFSFSITHEGWDINYDREVLDLVWQSGVRSWKKRLARFRTGVRNGVYPAHLQSLWLVIAIAVGLHFTKRHVPFDLVNKWLSVLPGDTLQWQLTACSLAGLVVWLSICYTMRYSLKLLLMYKGWMYEKRAPGSRVSLQTRLWGLFVKILATWNKPGLYSFQGSLPRLPLPSVQDTMSRYLRSVRPLLDDSNYNRMERLAKEFQLGISTKLQRYLFLKSWWSTNYVSDWWEEYVYLRGRGALMVNSNFYGIDAIFMHPTKVQSARAASVVNLLLQFRRTVERQELEPILVQGLVPLCSWQYERIFNTVRAPGVESDKIIHYQDSNHIVVLYRGCYYKVIIYHNGRILRPCELQIQIDHILQQGAEKPQPGEELLASLTAGDRTKWAQVRQTVFAKGVNRTSLHTVESAAFVLSLDEKPFEFDLAHPEKLDQFGRYLLHGNGHDRWFDKSFTVCVGSNGRIGFNAEHTWADAPVMAHVWENIVAEEATNPRYDENGNTVGIPEFEPPTPKRLTWDLNDRVTQDAIEEAHIAAQKLLNDVDLRILVHDAYGKGLMKTCRLSPDAFIQMALQLAYYRDAGKFSLTYEASMTRLFREGRTETVRPCTIESAAWVKAMLDTNVSVEERVRLLNAACERHQLGYQDAMCGKGIDRHLFCLYVVSKYLEIDSPFLQEVLSEPWRLSTSQTPHGQTSKMDLKKHPNCISAGGGFGPVADDGYGVSYIVAGEDLIFFHISSKKSCGTTSSERFAQEICRALGDMKHLFEEYRSLQKQKQPTAAVKSDKAEVK
- the LOC118511089 gene encoding carnitine O-palmitoyltransferase 1, liver isoform isoform X3: MAEAHSAVAFSFSITHEGWDINYDREVLDLVWQSGVRSWKKRLARFRTGVRNGVYPAHLQSLWLVIAIAVGLHFTKRHVPFDLVNKWLSVLPGDTLQWQLTACSLAGLVVWLSICYTMRYSLKLLLMYKGWMYEKRAPGSRVSLQTRLWGLFVKILATWNKPGLYSFQGSLPRLPLPSVQDTMSRYLRSVRPLLDDSNYNRMERLAKEFQLGISTKLQRYLFLKSWWSTNYVSDWWEEYVYLRGRGALMVNSNFYGIDAIFMHPTKVQSARAASVVNLLLQFRRTVERQELEPILVQGLVPLCSWQYERIFNTVRAPGVESDKIIHYQDSNHIVVLYRGCYYKVIIYHNGRILRPCELQIQIDHILQQGAEKPQPGEELLASLTAGDRTKWAQVRQTVFAKGVNRTSLHTVESAAFVLSLDEKPFEFDLAHPEKLDQFGRYLLHGNGHDRWFDKSFTVCVGSNGRIGFNAEHTWADAAVMSHIWEMLIMGETEQRADAPVMAHVWENIVAEEATNPRYDENGNTVGIPEFEPPTPKRLTWDLNDRVTQDAIEEAHIAAQKLLNDVDLRILVHDAYGKGLMKTCRLSPDAFIQMALQLAYYRDAGKFSLTYEASMTRLFREGRTETVRPCTIESAAWVKAMLDTNVSVEERVRLLNAACERHQLGYQDAMCGKGIDRHLFCLYVVSKYLEIDSPFLQEVLSEPWRLSTSQTPHGQTSKMDLKKHPNCISAGGGFGPVADDGYGVSYIVAGEDLIFFHISSKKSCGTTSSERFAQEICRALGDMKHLFEEYRSLQKQKQPTAAVKSDKAEVK
- the LOC118511089 gene encoding carnitine O-palmitoyltransferase 1, liver isoform isoform X2 — its product is MAEAHSAVAFSFSITHEGWDINYDREVLDLVWQSGVRSWKKRLARFRTGVRNGVYPAHLQSLWLVIAIAVGLHFTKRHVPFDLVNKWLSVLPGDTLQWQLTACSLAGLVVWLSICYTMRYSLKLLLMYKGWMYEKRAPGSRVSLQTRLWGLFVKILATWNKPGLYSFQGSLPRLPLPSVQDTMSRYLRSVRPLLDDSNYNRMERLAKEFQLGISTKLQRYLFLKSWWSTNYVSDWWEEYVYLRGRGALMVNSNFYGIDAIFMHPTKVQSARAASVVNLLLQFRRTVERQELEPILVQGLVPLCSWQYERIFNTVRAPGVESDKIIHYQDSNHIVVLYRGCYYKVIIYHNGRILRPCELQIQIDHILQQGAEKPQPGEELLASLTAGDRTKWAQVRQTVFAKGVNRTSLHTVESAAFVLSLDEKPFEFDLAHPEKLDQFGRYLLHGNGHDRWFDKSFTVCVGSNGRIGFNAEHTWADAAVMSHIWEMLIMGETEQRYDENGNTVGIPEFEPPTPKRLTWDLNDRVTQDAIEEAHIAAQKLLNDVDLRILVHDAYGKGLMKTCRLSPDAFIQMALQLAYYRDAGKFSLTYEASMTRLFREGRTETVRPCTIESAAWVKAMLDTNVSVEERVRLLNAACERHQLGYQDAMCGKGIDRHLFCLYVVSKYLEIDSPFLQEVLSEPWRLSTSQTPHGQTSKMDLKKHPNCISAGGGFGPVADDGYGVSYIVAGEDLIFFHISSKKSCGTTSSERFAQEICRALGDMKHLFEEYRSLQKQKQPTAAVKSDKAEVK